The window CGCTTGTTCGCCTTGCGCGCGAAAAGCACGTTGAAATGCCGATAGCGGAAGCGGTTCACAGCATCATTGAGGGGCGGATCAGCGTCGATGACGCGATTGCCGATCTGATGCAACGTCCGCTGAAAGAAGAAGATTGACGGCCTTTACCAATTCTCAATGTAGGCCTGCGAGAACACAGGCTCTGCCGGCGACATGAAGCGACAGGCTTCTGCTCCTCGCTCAACAGCGCGCCCGCATTTTGTTTCGCGTCTAAAACCCCGCGTCCCCCGGCGCGGGGTTTTTGTTTTGTTGGCTTGAGCACTCTGAAGATCCGGGCTACGCGTCGAGGATTAGCAATCGAGACGATGAGCCGATGCCCGCTTACTGGTTATTGAAATCCGAACCCGACGCATTCTCCTGGGACGAACTCGTCTCGCGCGGAAAAAAAGGAGAGTCGTGGGACGGTGTCCGCAACTATCAAGCGCGCAACAACATGCGTGCGATGAAGGTTGGCGATCTCGGATTTTTCTATCACTCGAACATCGGCAAAAACGTCGTCGGTGTGCTGCGGATCATCGCGCTGGCGCATCCCGAGGTGGGTGACGAAAGCGGCAAGTGGGAATGCGTGGATGTTCAGGCCGTCACGCCGGTGCCTGAACCCGTGTCGCTCGACGATATCAAAGGCAACGCGAAGCTTGCCGATATGGTGCTCGTCAACAATTCTCGTCTGTCTGTGCAACCTGTGACGGCTGCCGAATGGAAAGAGGTCTGCCGGATGGGCGGGCTCGACGTTCGAAAGCTAGCGAGTTGAGCGCAGGCGTTCCCCTCGATCCGGATAGTCATGAGTCAGCGGTTCGTTTCATCAAAGAGAACACCGCTCTGATCGCGCCCCCGCTGGTTCCCGAGATCGTTCTGCATCTTGCAACGGAATCGGTGCCGATCTGGCAGAAGTCTGAAGAAGAACTTGGCGAGATGAACGTTCCGCCGCCGTTTTGGGCGTTTGCTTGGGCGGGCGGGCAGGCGCTAGCCCGGTATATTCTCGACAATCCCAAAATGTGTTCCGGGCAGAACGTAATCGATCTGGGGTCGGGATCGGGACTATCTGCCATTGCCGCTGCAAAGTGCGGAGCGCTCGGAGTGCTCGCGGCGGACATTGACCGGCTCGCGCAGGTGGCCATTAAGCTAAACGCGGACGCCAATGGCGTTGCCGTAACGCCGACGGCGCAAGATCTTTTAGAGACCGAAGACCTGACCGAACGCGTCGTCATTATCGGCGATCTTTTCTATGAACGTCAGCTCGCGGACCGGGTGATCGCCTTTATCGAGCGGATGAAAGAAGGAGGCGCCGCGGTTCTGATCGGCGATCCCCAAAGAAGCTATTTTCCGAGAAACCGCTTTGAACTTCTGGCTGAATACCAGGTGCCGGTTACCCGCGAACTGGAGGATTCTGAGATCAAGCGGTCGTCCGTCTGGCGGGCCTGACGGTCGGTCGCAACAAAATTACGTTTCTACCTTCGAGCATGTTGTCGAGTTCCCAAGGCCGCCGCATAATAAAAGCCGATAGGCCGCCGAAGACGGCCACCCCGGAGGAAACTCAATGTCGGAAAAAGTTTATCCCGTTCCCAGCGAATGGGCGAAGCGGGCATACGTTGACGCTGACGGCTATCGCGAAATGTACGAGCGCTCGGTTTCCGACCCGGAAGCGTTCTGGTCTGAGGCTGGAAAACGGCTCGATTGGATCAAGCCCTACACGCGCGCGAAGAATACGAGCTTTGATCCGAAAAACGTTGACATCCGTTGGTTCGAAGATGGCACGCTGAACGTTTCGGCGAATTGCATCGATCGGCATTTGGCGACGCGCGGAGATCAGGTCGCGATCATCTGGGAAGGCGATGATCCCGGAACGAGCGAGACGATTACATACCAACAGCTTTCGGAGCGCGTGCAGAAGCTCGCGAACGTTCTGAAGAAGCACGGTGTGAAGAAGGGCGATCGCGTTACGATCTACCTGCCGATGATTCCTGAAGCCGCCTATTCCATGTTGGCGTGCGCGCGGATCGGCGCCGTTCACTCGATCGTTTTTGGCGGCTTCTCGCCAGATAGCTTGCAGAACCGCATCGACGACGCGGAGTCGAAATTCATCATCACCGCGGATGAAGGTTTGCGCGGCGGCAAGCCGGTTCCGCTGAAGAAGAACGTTGATACTGCGCTGTCGCGAACGGCGGGCGGCGAGAAGGTTCTGGTCGTCAAACGCACAGGTAATCCGGTGGCCTGGACCGAAGGCCGGGACATGTGGATGCACGACGAAATCGCAACGGTTCCGGCAGAGTGTCCGCCTGAAGAGATGTCGGCGGAGGATCCGTTGTTCATCCTCTACACGTCAGGCTCAACCGGGAAGCCGAAGGGCGTGCTGCACACGACGGGCGGCTATCTTCTGTATGCTTCCATGACGCATCACTACGTCTTCGACTATCACGACGGCGACATCTATTGGTGCACGGCCGACGTCGGTTGGGTGACCGGCCACAGCTACATCGTCTATGGGCCGCTGGCGAACGGCGCGACGACGCTGATGTTTGAAGGCATTCCGACGTATCCGTCCGCGTCACGTTTCTGGGACGTGATCGACAAGTGGAAGGTCTCGATTTTCTATACGGCACCGACGGCCATCCGCTCGCTGATGGGCGCGGGAGACGAGTTCGTGACGCGCACGAGCCGTTCGTCGCTGAAGCTTCTCGGGTCGGTTGGTGAGCCGATCAATCCGGAAGCATGGGAGTGGTATCACAACGTTGTCGGTGAGGCTCGGTGCCCCATCGTCGATACTTGGTGGCAGACCGAAACGGGCGGCATTCTGATTACGCCGTTGCCGGGTGCGATCGACTTGAAGCCGGGTTCCGGAACCAAACCGTTCTTTGGCGTTCAACCGGCGCTGGTGGATGACAAAGGACAGATTCTGGAAGGCGAAGCGCAGGGGAACTTGGTCATCCTCGATAGCTGGCCGGGTCAGTTCCGCACCGTCTATCGCGATCATGAACGTTACGTGCAGGCGTACTTCTCTGCTTATCCGGGAATGTATTTCTCGGGTGACGGATGCCGCCGCGATAAAGACGGTTATTACTGGATCACCGGGCGCGTCGATGACGTGATCAACGTTTCCGGTCATCGCATGGGAACGGCGGAAGTCGAGAGCGCGCTGGTTTCGCATCCGAAGGTTTCGGAAGCTGCCGTCGTCGGGTATCCGCACGATCTCAAGGGGCAGGGCATCTACTGCTACGTCACGCTGAATTCCGGCGAGAACGGTGACGACGTGCTGAAGAAAGATCTCGTGGCGCACGTGCGGCGCGAGATTGGTCCGATTGCATCGCCCGACCTTATTCAGTTTTCGCCGGGGCTGCCGAAGACCCGTTCGGGTAAAATCATGCGGCGGATTTTGCGCAAGATCGCGGAAGACGACTTCAGCAATCTTGGCGATACGTCGACGCTCGCCGATCCAACGGTCGTCAATGACCTGATCGACAAGCGGCAGAACCGGCGCGCCACCTGATTGGTGATGCGTGCCGATCTCGGCTCCGTGGTGCGCGTGCGCAATCAAATGCGCCGCGCATGTAGAGCGTCGTCGATCCGGTTGATCAACTAAAAGTCGGAGGCGATGCCGCCTTTTTCCCAGTCGCCGAAGCGCGTGGGTTCGGGACCATTCCGGCCGCCGATCTCAGGTGATGGCTTGGTGCTCTGAGCGGCTTGCTGACGGCGGCGCTCTTCCGCTTCGGCCAACGCACGTTTGGCTTGTGGCGTCAGCGTTCTTGGCGCGTCTTCCTCGCGCTGGGCATCCACCGGGTCTTCGTGATCTGCGGTCATTTCCACTTCTTCCGAACCCGCTTGCCGCGCTTCTTCTCAACTTTCAGGGGCTTTATACGAGCTTTCCGCCACCATATATAGGCAACGGTTCGCCGCACAGTTTATGCGCCGAGGAGAGCGACGAATGCCGATGAACTATACCAAGACCGCGGTCTTGCTGGCCACCATGACCGCTATTTTCGTCGTCTTGGGCGCGGCAGTGGGCGGCAAAGGGGGCATGCTCGTCGCGTTTGCTATCGCGCTCGTCATGAACCTCGTTAGCCTTTGGAAGTCCGATAGCGTTGTGCTGCGGATGTTCAACGCGCGCGAAGTGACGGCTTCGACGGCGCCTGAACTCGTCGGGCTTGTGCGGGATTTGGCGCGGCGCGCTGAACTTCCGATGCCGCGCGTTTACATTATGGACAATCCGCAGCCCAACGCGTTTGCGACGGGGCGGAGCCCGGCTAAGGGTGCCGTCTGCGCTTCGACCGGATTACTGGAGGCGCTGAACCGCGAAGAACTCGCGGGCGTAATGGCGCACGAACTCGCGCACATCAAGAATCGCGACACGCTGACGATGGCTGTTGCTGCAACGATCGGCGGCGCGGTTTCGATGGTTGCGCAATATCTGCAGTTCGGAATGTTGTTTGGAGGCAACCGCGGCGGTGATCGCGGTGGTCTCGGAATGATCGGGACGCTCGCTGCCATTATTGTGGCGCCGATGGCGGCTGGTCTGGTGCAGATGGCGATCAGCCGTTCGCGCGAATATCAGGCGGATCGCATGGGCGCGATGATTTGCGGGAATCCATATTGGCTGTCGTCGGCTTTGCGGAAGATCGAAGGGCTTGCACGCCGCGTCGATAATCCCGAGGCGGAGGCGGTTCCTGCGGCTGCGCATATGTTCATCATCAATCCGTTGAACGGACATGGGATGGACAATCTTTTTGCGACCCATCCGAGCATGGACAACCGTGTTGCTGCGCTCGAAGCGCTGGCGCGTGAAATGGGCGTGACCGCGCGCTCCACATCCGGTGATGCTTTTGGCGCAGGTGAGGCGCCTCGGACGAGCGGCGGATCAGACGGTGTCTGGATCGGCGGGCAAAATCATTCGAAGCCTCCGAGCCCCTGGGGCTGATCGTGACAACCAGCAATCGCAATCGGCCGGTCGCCTCCGTCAAGCGAGACCCCAGGCGCAGTACAGTTCGAACGGCTGCTCCGCGCGCGGGCGTTGCCGCTGATGGCCTCGCTGCGCGTGATGCTGCAGTTTCCGTTCTGTTTACGGTGCTTGTTGAAAAGCGACCGATGGACGACGCCTTTGCGCGGGCAACGGCGACGCGTGATTTGGCCCCGCGCGACAGGGCGTTTGCGCGCCTGATCGCGACGACGGTGCTGCGCAACTGCGGTGCGCTTCAGGCTGTTCTGAAAACTTATCTCGCGAAACCGCTTCCCGAGCACCAAGGGCGTCTCGAACAGATCCTGCTTGCGGCGGTGGCGCAGCTTCTCATTCTGAAAACGCCGCCGCACGCGGCAATCTCGCTGGCTGTCGATCAGTGCCGAGCCGATAAGGCCGGGCAGCGCTTTGCTGGTCTCGTAAATGCCGTTCTGCGCCGCGTGAGCGAGAGCGGGGCGGGGCGTTTCGAGACTCTCGACAATGTCGCCCTGACGTTTCCCGATTGGCTGCTGCAGAAGTGGACCGCAGCTTACGGGGCATCAGTGGCGCGCGATATCGCGAGCGCTTCGCTTGCTGAGCCAGCGCTCGATCTGACAGTCAAATCTGATGCAGCGGGATGGGCCGAGCGGCTCAACGGCGTGGTTCTGCCAACGGGATCGGTGCGCTGCCAGGGCGTTGGTCGAGTGGAAGAACTCGAAGGATATGCCGACGGCGAGTGGTGGGTGCAGGATGCGGCCGCTGCGTTGCCAGCGAAGCTTTGCGGCGATGTTCGCGGGTTGCGTGTGCTCGACCTCTGCGCGGCACCTGGCGGCAAGACGGCGCAACTCGCAAGCGCGGGTGCCAATGTCGTTGCGGTTGATAAGTCGGCCGGTCGATTGGAGCGTCTGCAGGAGAACCTCAGCCGGTTGCAGCTCGCGGCTGAAACGCAGACGGCGAACGCACTCACATTTCAATCAGAGACACCCTTCGACGTGGTTCTGTTGGATGCGCCTTGCACGTCGACCGGCACGATCCGGCGGCATCCCGATATTCTCCATCTGAAGCGGCCCGAAGATGTTCCGGCGCTCGCCAGCCTGCAATCGAAGCTGCTTGATGTTGCTGCGCCGCTCGTAAAGCCCGGCGGGCTGCTGGTCTATTGCACGTGCTCGCTCGAACCCGAGGAAGGTGAGGAGCAAACGGCGCAGTTTCTCGCGCGGCATCCCGAATTCAGCCGCAGTCCCCTTGGTCTCGACGAGGACACGCTTCCTCTCCTGTGGAGAACTGCGGATGGCGATTTGCGGACGCTGCCGTCTTTCCTGGCGGAGATGCCGGAAGGAGGCCGATATCTCGACGGATTTTACGCCGCAAAGCTTGTGAAGGCCGCCGGTTAGCTGTTAGCTGACGTGCGCTCGCGCCTTCATTTGGCAGAACTCGGGCGTTAGGACGCCGAGTGCCGGATCGCTGTCCGCTGCGGGAACTTCATGTCGAGTTTGAATGTCACTGAGCGTCTGAAAATCCGCTCGTTATCGATCGAGCGGCTGCGGCGCCGTGCGCTGACGCTGACGCTGTCGTCGCCCATTTTCCGCTGGCGTTACGCAGCCAGCGGTGCGGATCAGATTTTGATCGTCCCGCAGGAGTTGCGCGCGGCTGATCCGAGTTTCTGGACGGAGATTGCACACGGGCACTTCGGGCTAGCTTCGCAGATCGCCGACTTGAGAGGTGCGTCGCCGTTTCGTGCGGACCCACCAAGCGTCGATTGGGAACGGGAGCTGCACGGCTTCGGCTGGCTCCGCCATCTCGCGGCGACCGAGGAAGAGGAAGCTGCTGCTGCGGCGCGCGACTTCGTCCTCGAATGGATTTCGCTCTACCGCGTGCCGCGCGGCGTTGCTTACGAGCCGGAAGTTATCGGCCGTCGTCTTATCTCATGGATCGCGCAGGCGAGCATGTTGCTGGAGGGCGTCGACGCGCGCGGCTACACCGCGATCATGACCAGTATCGATCAACAGATCGTCACGCTGAAGACGACCTGGCGAAATGCGCCGGATGGTATTCCGCGCATGGTTTGTCTGATTGCGCTGGTGCTGTCGGATTTGGCCGTATCGGGCCATGACCGTCGTCTGAAGGAAGCGCAGATCGCGCTCACGGAAGAACTGAATCGGCAAATTCTCGACGATGGTTCGCACGTGAGCCGCAGCGCCAGCGTTCTCTCGGAGCTGGTTCTCGATCTCTTGCCGTTGGGGCAATGCTTTCATTCGCGCGGGCGCGCCGCGCCGGATGAAATCAATTCCGCGATTAAGAAATCGCTCGGTTTCTTGCGCTTTATGCGTCTCGGCGACGGCATGCTGGCGCGCTTCAATGGCGTCAGCACTGGATCGCCTGCTTCGCTTGCGACGGTGCTTGGATATTCCGGCGGCGAGTTCGAAATTGCGTCGGGTGTGCGATCTTCAGGATATGCGCGGCTCGCGCGTGGCGACACCGTTCTCATCGCGGATGTCGGATCGCCGCCGCCGCTTGAAATGTCGACCGAAGCGCAAGCCGGTGCGCTGTCGTTCGAGATGACGTCCAAGCAGTATTTGATTTTCGCCAACGGTGGATTTCCGGGACCCGCGGATCACGATTGGGATGCGGCGGCGCGCGCGACCGCCAGCCACAATACGCTGGCGCTGGCAGGCACCTCGTCATCGCGGCTCGTTCGCCATTCGCAACTTGAAGCGCTGGTCGGCGGTTCGCCGATCCGGGGGCCGGAGTCGGTCTCGGTCGATCTTCGCGAGGAAAGCGGAAGTCTGGTTCTCGATGCGAGCCATGACGGGTATCTGAAGCGCTTCGGGCTCATTCATGTGCGCCGCTTGTCGCTTTCGCCGGACGGGAAAGGGCTCGAAGGCGTGGATCGCTTGATGCCGCCGAAAGGGCGGCTGCGGCTTAAGCAGGACCTTCCGTTCGCTATCCATTTTCATCTACATCCCGATTGCGTGCCGACTCTGGCTGAGCCGGGCATGTGCCGCATCCGTCTGCCGGATGGGCGGTTCTGGCGCTTCAGTGCGTCTGACGCGGATATGTCGATCGAGGAAAGCCTGTACTTCGTTGATAGCGCGGGGCCGCGTCCGGGGCTGCAGATCGCTCTCAGAGGAACGACTTTCGGCGAAACCACGGTGAGCTGGACAATGCGCGCCGAAGAGCCAGACGTTCTTGGTTGATGCGCCTTAAGGCTGTGCCGAGGTGTCGAGTGACGTCGCGCGGCAGAATAGCGTCCGCTCGCGGGATGGTCATGCGCGGGTGACCGTGGTAACCGCGTCTCGCAGCATGCGGGGTAAAAATGGCTGATCAACGCATACGTCGAGCTCTTCTCTCGGTATCCGACAAAACAGGTTTGGTGGCTTTCGCTGAAGCGCTCGTGGCGCGCGGCGTCGAGATCGTCTCGACGGGCGGGACATCGGCGGCGCTCAAAGCGGCAGGCGTCGCGGTCAAGGACGTTTCGGAACTGACCGGTTTTCCGGAAATGATGGATGGGCGCGTGAAGACGTTGCATCCAGGTGTTCATGGCGGATTGCTCGCTGTGCGCGGCAACGCTGACCATGAAAAGTCTGCGAGCGACCACGGGATTCTGCCAATCGATCTGTTGGCGGTTAATCTCTATCCGTTCGAAGCGACGGTCGCGAAGGGCGCTGGCTACGACGATTGCGTCGAGAACATCGACATCGGCGGTCCTGCGATGGTGCGCGCTGCGGCGAAGAACCATGCGAGCGTGACGGTCATCGTTGAGCCCGAGGATTACGCGCGTGTGCTCGCCGACCTCGACGCGAACGATGGCGCGACGACCCTCGCGCTGCGCAAGGCATTTGCGGCGAAAGCGTATGCGCGCATGGCGGCTTACGATGCGGCGATCAGCAATTGGTTTGCCAACGAGATTGGATCGACGGCTCCGGCGTGGCGTGCGTTCGGCGGTAAGCTCGGCCAGGAATTGCGTTACGGTGAGAACGCGCACCAGACCGCTGCGCTTTATGTTTCTGATCCGAGTGCTCCCGGTGTCGCGACGGCGCGACAGCTGCAGGGCAAGGAGCTCTCGTACAACAACATCAACGATACGAACGCGGCTTTCGAACTCATTTCTGAGTTTGGAATGGATTTCCCGGCGGTCGCGATCATCAAGCATGCGAACCCGTGTGGTGTCGCTATCGGCTCATCGCTGAAGGAAGCCTATCTCAAAGCGCTGGCATCCGATTCCGTCAGCGCGTTCGGCGGCATCGTCGCGCTCAGCCGCGAGATCGACAAGGCTGCTGCGGAGGAGATCACGAAGATCTTCACCGAGGTCATCATTGCTCCGGACGCAACGGACGAGGCGAAGGCGATATTCGCCACGAAGAAGAATTTGCGTTTGCTGCTTACGGGCGGATTGGCGCGTGCCGATGCGCGTTCGCTTGGGTTCAAGTCGGTAGCGGGCGGGTTCCTCGTTCAATCGAGCGATGCGCCCAACGCCGAGGATCTTGAGTTGGAACTGGTTTCACAGCGCGAACCGACCCCTGCCGAGCTTTCCGATATGCGGTTTGCATTCCGGGTTGCGAAGCATGTGAAGTCGAATGCGATCGTGTACGCAAAAGCCGGGGCGACTGTTGGGATCGGAGCGGGACAGATGAGCCGGGTCGATTCCGCGCGCATTGCTGCCTGGAAGGCCGCCGAAGCTGCGAAGGCGCAAGGACTTTCTGAGCCACTGACGGTTGGCTCGGTGGTTGCGTCGGACGCTTTCTTCCCGTTTGCAGATGGCTTGATTGCTGCAGCCGAAGCGGGCGTCACCGCCGTCATTCAGCCGGGCGGATCGATGCGTGACGACGAGGTGATCAAGGCCGCCGACGAGCGCGGGCTCGCGATGGTGTTCACCGGAGTCCGACACTTCAGGCATTAATTTGGCGCCGGCGACTCTCCTTCGTCGAGCCGGCCGAGTTTTCTCTGGCGCTGGCGACACCCCTCCGGGGAGCCGGCCGCCAGCGCTGCTTAGGCGCTGCGCGGATGCGTTCGAACGAACAGCATGAGAACGATGCCTATTGCGAGGAAGATGAGAATGGCGGCCATGCCGATGCGCTGGCTGCCGGTTTGCTGCGTGACCAGTGCGACGAGCAGCGGTGCGAGAAATGCCGTCACCTTTCCAGAAAAAGCAAAGAGCCCGAAATACTGCGTGATCTTTTCTGCTGGCGCGAGGCGCGCGAGCAATGACCGGCTCGCGGCCTGAACGGGCGCAGCGACTAAGCCGACGAGGATTGCGAAGGCAAGGAACACCTGTTCGCCAGCGGCCGAGAAGGGACTTGATCCTTCAAGTTTGGCGGGAACGACCGTTGAAAACAGGATGTGCGTTTTGTCGACAGACAGGATGCCCAATGCACCTACGACGAGTGCGAACAGCGCGGTTATGATGACCGTTTTCGGTCCTAGCCGGTCGTCGAGGTGGCCACCGATCAACGCGCCGATGGCTCCAACCAACGTCAACACGATGCCGAAGATGCCGAGTTCCATCGGCCCCCAGCCGAAGACGGATGCGCCGTAGATGCCGCCGAAGGCGAAGATCGCGGTTAGCCCGTCTGTGTAGAGCATGCGTGCGATGAGGAACGTCAATAGGCTCGGCATCGACGGAAGTGATTTGATCGTGTGCCAGAGTTCGGCAGCGGCGGAATGTTCAGGATGGAGCGATGCCGCTCGGCGCTTGTCGGGCACGAACAGAAAAAACGGGATGATGAAAATCGCGAACCAGATCGCGGCGAATGGGCCGGTGATCCGGTCGCTTTCGTTCGCGGCGCCATCGAGTGACAGCAGTGGTTGCAGTCCGAGGAGTGTCGTCGATCCGCCCGGCATCGGCACCAGCAGGCCCGCAACGACGGCAAGGCTGACCAGGCCTCCGAAATAGCCGACCGCCCAGCCCGTGCCCGATAGGCGGCCAAGCTCGCTCTTTGGGACGAGGCCGGTCATGATCGCGTTTGCAAAGACGCTCATCAGTTCGGCTGCGAGCGTTGCCAGCACGAATCCGCCAAGCACGATGAGGATCGTCGTCAACGGTGCGCCTGGCTGTCCGAGCCAGAGCGTCGAGAGGCCTGCAAGGAAGACGAGCGACAGCGCGGCCATCCATGGTTTGCGTGCGCCGCGCCCGTCGGCAGCGGCGCCGAGGAATGGGCTGAGAATGGCGATCAGCAATCCGGCGACGGATGCGGCGTAGCCCCAGAGCGCTTGCCCGCATGCGGCTTTCTCGCTGCCTTCAGCGATGAGCGTGCCGCAGACAGGGTTCTGTACGATCGAGTTGGCGAAGTAGGGCGCGAAGAGGAACGTCTGCACGAGAGTGTAGTGCGGCTGCGTCGCCCAATCGAAAAGCATCCAGGAGACGCGTGCGCGACGCGGCGCACGTTCGACTGCGGAGGCGTCTGGGTCTCCGACGATTTCACCCGCATTGATCGTTGCCATTGTGCTTCCCCCGAAGCTCAGCCCCTAAACTTCGAGGCGGCATAGCACGAAAAACGCTCAGATTTGTAAAACGATGAGATGATCCGGCAGTTCATTGGGATCGCGACTGCCCGGCGGGAAGTGTTTCGCCAGCAGCGCGCCGAGTTGCTCGATTGCATGCACGAAACCGTCGACGGCACGGCCCGCCGCGATTTCCGCCGTCAAGTCGTCGACGATGTGTTGCCAAATCTCGCTTGGTACCTGACTGGCGATGCCGCTGTCGGCAATGATTTCGACGCGCTGTTCGGCGACCGAAACGAAAACAAGAACGCCAGTCCGGCCCGTCGTCGTGTGAAGGCTCTGGGCGAGGAATTGCTCCGCCGCGCGGCGGCGAACGTTTGCGTTGGCAACGGACTTTGGGACGAGTCCGAGGCGAACGAGCGGATGCCAGGTGAGCGCGAGCAAGGCGAGGAAAACGATAAGCTGGATGAGATAGATCCACTGGACCTGCATCCACGTGAAGTGGATCAGCGGCCAGGGAACGATGAGCGCGATGAGTGCGGCCCACATGAATGGCACGTGATGGTAATGGCTGCTCTTGTCGGCGATGACGGCGACGATCTCTCCTGACGTGCCGCGTTCAGCGTCGGTGATTGCGCGCGAAATGCGTTCGGCGTCGTTCTGGTCGATGAAGCTCATGAGTTGCCACCGTTCTTCCGCAGCCGCTGGCTGAATGTGTTTGTCATGCTACCAACCGCCGGACGCGCCGCCGCCTCCAAAGCCGCCACCACCTCCGGACCATCCGCCGCCGCCTCCGCCGCCAGACCAGCCTCCGCCCCAGTTTCCGGATCCTGGGATGACGACCATCCCGCCGCGGCGTCTTCGGGGGTCCTGCATGCCGCCAGCACCCATCGCACGCGAGTTGCGATAGTTGACCCAAACAATCAGCGCGAAGATCAGAAAGAAGACGAGCAGGTGAAGCATGGCGGTTGGATCGTCATTCGGCGAACGCGCGCCTTGCGCGCGTCGCTTCACTTCGTCCGCGTCGCCTAAGAGAACCGATTTGATGTCGCGCACGCCATCCTTGATGCCGCCCGCGAAATCGCCGCGGCGGAACTTCGGCAGGATTGCATTGTAAATGATGAGCGAGGACATCGTGTCGGTCATCATCGGTTCGAGGCGGCGGCCAACCTCGATCCTGACTTTGCGGTCGTTCGGCGCGACGATCAGCAGAACGCCGTTGTCTTTGCCCTTCTGGCCGATGCCCCATTTGCGCGCGAGACCGATGCCGTAGTCCTCGATCGGGTATCCTTCGAGGGACTTCACGGTGACGACGGCAAGCTGATCGGTTGACGTGGCTTCGAGCGAGGCGAGTTCGGCCTCGATGGCGGCCTTGTCTTCGGGTGAGAGAAGGCCCGCTTGATCTGTGATGCGTCCGGCGAGTTCCGGATAGGTTGGCGCGGCGAGTGCGCCAAATACACTGAGGGCCAAGACCGCCGCGGCGAGCGCAGACATCAGCACGAATGCCAATGTTCGAACGCCGCGGCGATGCGAGGCTGATGCCAAAGACCGAGCGGCATCTGCTGCATCAGTCATCGGATGAGTTCCCAATGTGACTGCGCGCCTGCCTTACGTCTTCGGCTTGTTGAAATCG is drawn from Hyphomicrobium methylovorum and contains these coding sequences:
- a CDS encoding EVE domain-containing protein, with the translated sequence MPAYWLLKSEPDAFSWDELVSRGKKGESWDGVRNYQARNNMRAMKVGDLGFFYHSNIGKNVVGVLRIIALAHPEVGDESGKWECVDVQAVTPVPEPVSLDDIKGNAKLADMVLVNNSRLSVQPVTAAEWKEVCRMGGLDVRKLAS
- a CDS encoding class I SAM-dependent methyltransferase, with the protein product MERGLPDGRARRSKASELSAGVPLDPDSHESAVRFIKENTALIAPPLVPEIVLHLATESVPIWQKSEEELGEMNVPPPFWAFAWAGGQALARYILDNPKMCSGQNVIDLGSGSGLSAIAAAKCGALGVLAADIDRLAQVAIKLNADANGVAVTPTAQDLLETEDLTERVVIIGDLFYERQLADRVIAFIERMKEGGAAVLIGDPQRSYFPRNRFELLAEYQVPVTRELEDSEIKRSSVWRA
- the acs gene encoding acetate--CoA ligase, which codes for MSEKVYPVPSEWAKRAYVDADGYREMYERSVSDPEAFWSEAGKRLDWIKPYTRAKNTSFDPKNVDIRWFEDGTLNVSANCIDRHLATRGDQVAIIWEGDDPGTSETITYQQLSERVQKLANVLKKHGVKKGDRVTIYLPMIPEAAYSMLACARIGAVHSIVFGGFSPDSLQNRIDDAESKFIITADEGLRGGKPVPLKKNVDTALSRTAGGEKVLVVKRTGNPVAWTEGRDMWMHDEIATVPAECPPEEMSAEDPLFILYTSGSTGKPKGVLHTTGGYLLYASMTHHYVFDYHDGDIYWCTADVGWVTGHSYIVYGPLANGATTLMFEGIPTYPSASRFWDVIDKWKVSIFYTAPTAIRSLMGAGDEFVTRTSRSSLKLLGSVGEPINPEAWEWYHNVVGEARCPIVDTWWQTETGGILITPLPGAIDLKPGSGTKPFFGVQPALVDDKGQILEGEAQGNLVILDSWPGQFRTVYRDHERYVQAYFSAYPGMYFSGDGCRRDKDGYYWITGRVDDVINVSGHRMGTAEVESALVSHPKVSEAAVVGYPHDLKGQGIYCYVTLNSGENGDDVLKKDLVAHVRREIGPIASPDLIQFSPGLPKTRSGKIMRRILRKIAEDDFSNLGDTSTLADPTVVNDLIDKRQNRRAT
- a CDS encoding DUF1674 domain-containing protein is translated as MTADHEDPVDAQREEDAPRTLTPQAKRALAEAEERRRQQAAQSTKPSPEIGGRNGPEPTRFGDWEKGGIASDF
- the htpX gene encoding zinc metalloprotease HtpX — its product is MPMNYTKTAVLLATMTAIFVVLGAAVGGKGGMLVAFAIALVMNLVSLWKSDSVVLRMFNAREVTASTAPELVGLVRDLARRAELPMPRVYIMDNPQPNAFATGRSPAKGAVCASTGLLEALNREELAGVMAHELAHIKNRDTLTMAVAATIGGAVSMVAQYLQFGMLFGGNRGGDRGGLGMIGTLAAIIVAPMAAGLVQMAISRSREYQADRMGAMICGNPYWLSSALRKIEGLARRVDNPEAEAVPAAAHMFIINPLNGHGMDNLFATHPSMDNRVAALEALAREMGVTARSTSGDAFGAGEAPRTSGGSDGVWIGGQNHSKPPSPWG
- a CDS encoding RsmB/NOP family class I SAM-dependent RNA methyltransferase codes for the protein MTTSNRNRPVASVKRDPRRSTVRTAAPRAGVAADGLAARDAAVSVLFTVLVEKRPMDDAFARATATRDLAPRDRAFARLIATTVLRNCGALQAVLKTYLAKPLPEHQGRLEQILLAAVAQLLILKTPPHAAISLAVDQCRADKAGQRFAGLVNAVLRRVSESGAGRFETLDNVALTFPDWLLQKWTAAYGASVARDIASASLAEPALDLTVKSDAAGWAERLNGVVLPTGSVRCQGVGRVEELEGYADGEWWVQDAAAALPAKLCGDVRGLRVLDLCAAPGGKTAQLASAGANVVAVDKSAGRLERLQENLSRLQLAAETQTANALTFQSETPFDVVLLDAPCTSTGTIRRHPDILHLKRPEDVPALASLQSKLLDVAAPLVKPGGLLVYCTCSLEPEEGEEQTAQFLARHPEFSRSPLGLDEDTLPLLWRTADGDLRTLPSFLAEMPEGGRYLDGFYAAKLVKAAG
- a CDS encoding heparinase II/III family protein, with the protein product MSSLNVTERLKIRSLSIERLRRRALTLTLSSPIFRWRYAASGADQILIVPQELRAADPSFWTEIAHGHFGLASQIADLRGASPFRADPPSVDWERELHGFGWLRHLAATEEEEAAAAARDFVLEWISLYRVPRGVAYEPEVIGRRLISWIAQASMLLEGVDARGYTAIMTSIDQQIVTLKTTWRNAPDGIPRMVCLIALVLSDLAVSGHDRRLKEAQIALTEELNRQILDDGSHVSRSASVLSELVLDLLPLGQCFHSRGRAAPDEINSAIKKSLGFLRFMRLGDGMLARFNGVSTGSPASLATVLGYSGGEFEIASGVRSSGYARLARGDTVLIADVGSPPPLEMSTEAQAGALSFEMTSKQYLIFANGGFPGPADHDWDAAARATASHNTLALAGTSSSRLVRHSQLEALVGGSPIRGPESVSVDLREESGSLVLDASHDGYLKRFGLIHVRRLSLSPDGKGLEGVDRLMPPKGRLRLKQDLPFAIHFHLHPDCVPTLAEPGMCRIRLPDGRFWRFSASDADMSIEESLYFVDSAGPRPGLQIALRGTTFGETTVSWTMRAEEPDVLG